A section of the Stenotrophomonas acidaminiphila genome encodes:
- a CDS encoding preprotein translocase subunit SecY: MAQAGIGNLAGGMGKFTELRQRLLFVVGALLVYRIGCYVPVPGVNPDAMLALMQAQGGGIVDMFNMFSGGALHRFSIFALNVMPYISASIVMQLAVHIFPALKAMQKEGESGRRKITQYSRIGAVLLAIVQGGSIALALQNQVSPGGAPVVYAPGMGFVLTAVVALTAGTIFLMWVGEQVTERGIGNGVSLIIFAGIVAGLPAAVIHTLDAYRDGNMSFISLLLIVIVVLAFTYFVVFVERGQRRITVNYARRQGGRNAYMNQTSFLPLKLNMAGVIPAIFASSILAFPATLAMWSGQASSATWLQKVANALGPGEPLHMIVFAALITGFAFFYTALVFNSQETADNLKKSGALIPGIRPGKATAEYIDAVLTRLTAAGSLYLVIVCLLPELMRTQLNASFYFGGTSLLIVVVVVMDFIAQVQAHLMSHQYESLLKKANLKGGNRGGFARG; the protein is encoded by the coding sequence ATGGCGCAAGCTGGCATCGGTAACCTCGCGGGCGGAATGGGCAAGTTCACTGAACTTCGCCAGCGTCTTCTGTTCGTAGTCGGGGCATTGCTCGTCTATCGCATCGGCTGCTACGTGCCGGTGCCGGGCGTCAATCCCGATGCCATGCTTGCGCTGATGCAGGCGCAGGGCGGCGGTATCGTGGACATGTTCAACATGTTCTCGGGCGGCGCCCTGCACCGTTTCAGCATCTTCGCGCTGAACGTGATGCCGTACATCTCGGCATCGATCGTGATGCAGCTGGCGGTCCACATCTTCCCCGCGCTCAAGGCGATGCAGAAGGAAGGCGAGTCGGGCCGCCGCAAGATCACCCAGTATTCGCGCATCGGCGCCGTGCTCCTGGCCATCGTGCAGGGCGGCTCCATCGCGCTGGCACTGCAGAACCAGGTGTCCCCGGGTGGCGCACCGGTCGTCTACGCGCCGGGCATGGGCTTCGTGCTCACCGCCGTGGTCGCGCTGACCGCCGGCACCATCTTCCTGATGTGGGTCGGCGAGCAGGTCACCGAGCGCGGCATCGGCAATGGTGTCTCGCTGATCATTTTCGCCGGCATCGTCGCCGGCCTGCCGGCCGCGGTCATCCATACCCTGGATGCGTACCGCGACGGCAACATGAGCTTCATCTCGCTGCTGCTGATCGTCATCGTGGTGCTGGCGTTCACCTATTTCGTGGTGTTCGTCGAGCGCGGCCAGCGCCGGATCACGGTGAACTACGCGCGCCGCCAGGGCGGTCGCAACGCGTACATGAACCAGACCTCGTTCCTGCCGCTGAAGCTGAACATGGCGGGCGTGATCCCGGCGATCTTCGCCTCCAGCATCCTGGCCTTCCCGGCCACGCTGGCGATGTGGTCCGGCCAGGCCAGCTCCGCCACCTGGTTGCAGAAGGTGGCCAATGCGCTGGGCCCGGGCGAGCCGCTGCACATGATCGTGTTCGCTGCGCTGATCACCGGTTTCGCGTTCTTCTATACCGCGCTGGTGTTCAATTCGCAGGAAACCGCCGACAACCTGAAGAAGTCGGGCGCGCTGATCCCGGGCATCCGTCCGGGCAAGGCCACCGCCGAGTACATCGACGCGGTGCTGACCCGCCTGACCGCGGCCGGCTCGCTGTACCTGGTGATCGTCTGCCTGCTGCCGGAACTGATGCGCACCCAGCTCAATGCGTCGTTCTACTTCGGCGGCACCTCGCTGCTGATCGTGGTGGTGGTGGTGATGGACTTCATCGCCCAGGTGCAGGCGCACCTGATGTCGCACCAGTACGAGAGCCTGCTGAAGAAGGCCAACCTGAAGGGCGGCAACCGCGGCGGTTTTGCGCGCGGCTGA
- a CDS encoding 30S ribosomal protein S13, with amino-acid sequence MARIAGVNLPAQKHVWVGLQSIYGIGRTRSKKVCEAAGVTSTTKIRDLSEPEIDRLRLEVGKYIVEGDLRREVGIAIKRLMDLGCYRGLRHRRGLPLRGQRTKTNARTRKGPRKALKK; translated from the coding sequence ATGGCGCGTATTGCAGGCGTCAACCTGCCAGCCCAGAAGCACGTCTGGGTCGGGTTGCAAAGCATTTACGGCATCGGCCGTACCCGCTCGAAGAAGGTCTGCGAAGCCGCAGGCGTTACTTCGACCACCAAGATCCGCGACCTGTCGGAGCCGGAAATCGACCGTCTACGCCTCGAAGTGGGCAAGTACATCGTCGAAGGCGACCTGCGTCGTGAAGTCGGCATCGCCATCAAGCGCCTGATGGACCTGGGCTGCTACCGCGGCCTGCGTCACCGTCGCGGCCTGCCGCTGCGTGGTCAGCGCACCAAGACCAATGCACGCACCCGCAAGGGTCCGCGCAAGGCGCTTAAGAAGTAA
- a CDS encoding 30S ribosomal protein S11 has protein sequence MAKPAAAKTKKKIKRVITDGVAHVHASFNNTIVTITDRQGNALSWATSGGAGFRGSRKSTPFAAQVAAEKAGKAALDYGVKSLEVRIKGPGPGRESAVRSLNNVGYKITNIIDVTPIPHNGCRPPKKRRV, from the coding sequence ATGGCTAAGCCCGCTGCTGCTAAGACCAAGAAGAAGATCAAGCGCGTCATCACCGACGGCGTCGCCCACGTCCACGCTTCTTTCAACAACACCATCGTGACCATCACCGACCGCCAGGGTAATGCACTGTCCTGGGCGACCTCCGGTGGTGCCGGCTTCCGCGGTTCGCGCAAGTCGACTCCGTTCGCTGCGCAGGTCGCCGCCGAGAAGGCCGGCAAGGCCGCGCTGGACTACGGCGTGAAGTCGCTGGAAGTCCGCATCAAGGGTCCGGGTCCGGGCCGTGAGTCGGCCGTGCGTTCGCTGAACAACGTCGGCTACAAGATCACCAACATCATCGACGTGACGCCGATCCCGCACAACGGGTGCCGTCCGCCGAAGAAGCGTCGCGTCTAA
- a CDS encoding 30S ribosomal protein S4: MARYIGPTCKLARREGADLSLKSPARALDSKCKLEQKPGQHGATARKGKLSDYATQLREKQKVKRIYGLLERQFRNYYKKASTKKGNTGENLLQLLETRLDNVVYRMGFAVTRPAARQLVSHRGVTVNGKSVNLASYQVKAGDAIALSEKAAKQLRVQEALTIAEQHDLSPSWVEVDSKKFSGVFKAVPDRADLPADINEALIVELYSK; encoded by the coding sequence ATGGCTCGTTATATCGGTCCTACCTGTAAGCTCGCCCGTCGCGAAGGCGCCGACCTGTCGCTGAAGAGCCCGGCCCGTGCGCTGGACTCCAAGTGCAAGCTGGAGCAGAAGCCCGGCCAGCATGGCGCCACCGCCCGCAAGGGCAAGCTGTCCGACTACGCCACCCAGCTGCGCGAGAAGCAGAAGGTCAAGCGCATCTACGGCCTGCTGGAGCGCCAGTTCCGCAACTACTACAAGAAGGCCTCGACCAAGAAGGGCAACACCGGCGAGAACCTGCTGCAGCTGCTGGAAACCCGCCTGGACAACGTCGTCTACCGCATGGGCTTCGCCGTGACCCGTCCCGCTGCGCGCCAGCTGGTCTCGCACCGCGGCGTCACCGTGAACGGCAAGTCGGTCAACCTGGCCTCGTACCAGGTCAAGGCCGGCGACGCGATCGCCCTGTCGGAAAAGGCTGCCAAGCAGCTGCGCGTCCAGGAAGCCCTGACCATCGCCGAACAGCATGACCTGAGCCCGTCGTGGGTCGAAGTCGATTCGAAGAAGTTCAGCGGCGTGTTCAAGGCCGTGCCGGATCGCGCCGACCTGCCGGCGGACATCAACGAAGCGCTGATCGTCGAGCTGTACTCGAAGTAA
- a CDS encoding DNA-directed RNA polymerase subunit alpha, translating into MTVTANQVLRPRGPQIERLTDTRAKVVIEPLERGYGHTLGNALRRVLLSSIPGFAITEVEIDGVLHEYTTVEGLQEDVLEVLLNLKDVAIRMHSGDSATISLSKQGPGVVTAADIKVDHNVEVLNGEQVICNLTKDTAINMRLKVERGFGYQPAASRRRPDEETRAIGRLVLDASFSPVRRVAYAVEAARVEQRTDLDKLVIDIETNGTIDAEEAVRTAADILSDQLSVFGDFTHRDRGAAKPANNGVDPVLLRPIDDLELTVRSANCLKAESIYYIGDLIQKTEVELLKTPNLGKKSLTEIKEVLAQRGLSLGMKLENWPPAGVSAHGMLG; encoded by the coding sequence ATGACGGTTACCGCCAACCAGGTTCTGCGTCCCCGCGGTCCGCAGATCGAACGCCTTACCGACACCCGCGCCAAGGTCGTTATCGAGCCCTTGGAGCGGGGTTACGGGCATACGCTGGGCAATGCCCTGCGTCGCGTGCTGCTGTCGTCCATCCCGGGCTTCGCCATCACGGAAGTCGAGATCGACGGCGTGCTGCATGAGTACACCACGGTCGAAGGGCTGCAGGAGGACGTGCTCGAAGTCCTGCTCAACCTGAAGGACGTGGCCATCCGCATGCATTCCGGCGACAGCGCCACCATCTCCCTGTCCAAGCAGGGGCCGGGTGTGGTGACTGCCGCTGACATCAAGGTCGACCACAACGTCGAAGTCCTCAACGGCGAGCAGGTCATCTGCAACCTGACCAAGGACACGGCGATCAACATGCGCCTGAAGGTCGAGCGTGGCTTCGGCTACCAGCCGGCGGCCTCGCGTCGTCGTCCGGACGAAGAAACCCGCGCCATCGGCCGCCTGGTCCTGGACGCCTCGTTCTCGCCGGTCCGCCGCGTCGCCTACGCCGTGGAAGCGGCCCGCGTCGAACAGCGCACCGACCTGGACAAGCTGGTCATCGATATCGAAACCAACGGCACGATCGACGCCGAGGAAGCCGTCCGCACCGCGGCCGACATCCTCAGCGACCAGCTGTCGGTGTTCGGTGACTTCACCCACCGCGACCGCGGTGCGGCCAAGCCGGCCAACAACGGCGTGGATCCGGTGCTGCTGCGCCCGATCGACGACCTGGAGCTGACCGTGCGTTCGGCCAACTGCCTGAAGGCCGAAAGCATTTACTACATCGGCGATCTGATCCAGAAGACCGAAGTGGAGCTGCTCAAGACCCCGAACCTCGGCAAGAAGTCGCTGACCGAGATCAAGGAAGTGTTGGCCCAGCGTGGCCTGTCGCTCGGCATGAAGCTGGAGAACTGGCCGCCGGCCGGCGTCTCCGCCCACGGCATGCTGGGCTGA
- a CDS encoding 50S ribosomal protein L17 has translation MRHQKSGRKFNRTSAHREAMFKNMAASLFKHELIKTTLPKAKELRRVAEPLITVAKVDSVANRRLAFARLRDKEAVGNLFTVLGPRYATRPGGYLRLLKCGFRAGDNAPMAYVELVDRPAVVAEEVAE, from the coding sequence ATGCGCCACCAGAAGTCGGGCCGCAAGTTCAACCGCACCAGCGCCCACCGCGAAGCGATGTTCAAGAACATGGCCGCCTCGCTGTTCAAGCACGAGCTGATCAAGACCACCCTGCCGAAGGCCAAGGAACTGCGCCGCGTCGCCGAGCCGCTGATCACCGTGGCCAAGGTCGACTCCGTCGCCAACCGCCGCCTGGCCTTCGCCCGCCTGCGTGACAAGGAAGCCGTCGGCAACCTGTTCACCGTGCTGGGCCCGCGCTATGCCACCCGTCCGGGCGGCTACCTGCGCCTGCTGAAGTGCGGCTTCCGCGCCGGCGACAACGCGCCGATGGCCTACGTCGAGCTGGTGGACCGCCCGGCCGTCGTTGCCGAGGAAGTGGCCGAGTAA
- a CDS encoding disulfide bond formation protein B yields MNPLRWSFRAQCLLGFLACAGLLAFAIWMQLEMGLEPCPLCIFQRIAFAALGLVLLLGALHGPSTRGGRGFYGALAFIAAAVGAGIAGRHVYVQLLPKDLGSSCGPPLSFLSETMGPFEVFRTVLTGTGDCGNIDWTFLGLSMPMWSLVWFALLGAWALYAGLRARRTRLF; encoded by the coding sequence ATGAATCCTTTGCGGTGGAGCTTCCGCGCGCAGTGCCTGCTGGGCTTCCTGGCCTGCGCGGGCCTTCTGGCGTTCGCCATCTGGATGCAGCTGGAAATGGGCCTGGAGCCTTGTCCGCTGTGCATTTTCCAGCGCATCGCTTTCGCCGCGCTGGGATTGGTGTTGCTGTTGGGTGCACTGCACGGGCCGTCCACGCGCGGTGGCCGCGGCTTCTACGGCGCGCTGGCGTTCATCGCCGCGGCCGTGGGTGCCGGCATCGCCGGGCGCCACGTCTACGTGCAGCTGCTGCCGAAGGACCTGGGCAGCAGCTGCGGCCCGCCGTTGAGTTTCCTCAGCGAGACCATGGGGCCGTTCGAGGTGTTCCGTACCGTGCTTACCGGCACCGGCGACTGCGGCAACATCGACTGGACGTTCCTCGGCCTGAGCATGCCGATGTGGAGCCTGGTGTGGTTCGCGCTGCTCGGGGCGTGGGCGCTGTATGCCGGCCTGCGCGCGCGCCGGACGCGCCTGTTCTGA
- a CDS encoding 3-deoxy-7-phosphoheptulonate synthase has translation MNLSPSLSPAATASHWAPDSWRGRPALQMPTYPDPQALEAALAQLRQLPPLVTSWEILALKQQLAEAQEGERFLLQGGDCAENFADCESATISNRLKVLLQMSLVLVHGLRKPVIRVGRFAGQYAKPRSADTETRGGVTLPSYRGDVINAPEFTEAARVPDPQRMIMAHSRSALTMNFVRALIDGGFADLHHPEYWNMDWVGCSPLAAEYQKMVGSIGDAVRFMETLSGARVHNLNRVDFYTSHEALLLPYEQALTRQVPRQHGWFNLSTHYPWIGMRTAALEGAHVEYLRGVRNPIAIKVGPSVQPDQLLRLIDVLNPDDEPGRLSFIHRMGAAQIADRLPPLLDAVKRDGRRVLWVCDAMHGNTESTSNGYKTRRFDNVLAEVEASFDLHAAAGTRLGGVHLELTGEDVTECTGGARELTDRDLERAYRSTVDPRLNYEQSLEIAMAIVRKRQQGADAS, from the coding sequence ATGAACCTGTCCCCGTCCTTGTCCCCGGCCGCCACTGCATCGCACTGGGCGCCGGACAGCTGGCGTGGGCGCCCGGCGCTGCAGATGCCGACCTACCCCGATCCGCAGGCGCTGGAGGCTGCGCTGGCGCAGCTGCGGCAGCTGCCGCCACTGGTGACCTCGTGGGAGATCCTGGCGCTGAAGCAGCAGCTGGCCGAGGCGCAGGAGGGCGAGCGCTTCCTGCTGCAGGGGGGCGATTGCGCGGAGAATTTCGCCGACTGCGAGTCCGCCACGATCTCCAACCGGCTCAAGGTGCTGCTGCAGATGAGCCTGGTGCTGGTGCACGGGCTGCGCAAGCCGGTGATACGGGTGGGGCGTTTCGCCGGCCAGTATGCCAAGCCGCGCTCGGCCGACACCGAGACCCGGGGCGGTGTGACCCTGCCCAGCTACCGTGGCGATGTGATCAACGCGCCGGAGTTCACCGAGGCCGCGCGCGTCCCGGATCCGCAGCGGATGATCATGGCGCATTCGCGCTCGGCGCTGACCATGAACTTCGTGCGCGCCCTGATCGACGGCGGGTTCGCCGACCTGCACCACCCCGAGTACTGGAACATGGACTGGGTGGGGTGCTCGCCGCTGGCGGCCGAGTACCAGAAGATGGTGGGCTCCATCGGCGATGCGGTGCGGTTCATGGAAACGCTGTCCGGTGCCCGGGTGCACAACCTCAACCGGGTCGATTTCTATACCTCGCACGAAGCGCTGCTGCTGCCCTACGAGCAGGCGCTGACCCGGCAGGTGCCGCGCCAGCATGGCTGGTTCAACCTGAGTACGCACTACCCGTGGATCGGCATGCGCACCGCGGCGCTGGAGGGCGCGCACGTGGAGTACCTGCGCGGCGTGCGCAACCCGATCGCGATCAAGGTGGGCCCCTCGGTACAGCCGGATCAACTGCTGCGCCTGATTGACGTGCTCAACCCCGACGACGAGCCCGGCCGCCTGAGCTTCATCCACCGCATGGGCGCGGCGCAGATCGCCGACAGGCTGCCGCCGCTGCTGGATGCGGTGAAGCGCGACGGCCGCCGCGTGCTGTGGGTCTGCGATGCGATGCACGGCAACACCGAGAGCACCAGCAACGGCTACAAGACCCGCCGTTTCGACAACGTCCTGGCCGAGGTCGAGGCGTCGTTCGACCTGCATGCGGCGGCCGGCACCCGGCTGGGCGGCGTGCACCTGGAGCTCACCGGCGAGGACGTGACCGAGTGCACCGGCGGCGCGCGCGAGCTGACCGACCGCGACCTGGAGCGCGCCTACCGCTCCACGGTCGACCCGCGGCTGAACTACGAGCAGTCGCTGGAGATCGCCATGGCGATCGTGCGCAAGCGGCAGCAGGGCGCGGACGCATCCTAG
- a CDS encoding amidase (catalyzes the hydrolysis of a monocarboxylic acid amid to form a monocarboxylate and ammonia), producing MRALPTCSRLLLPLLAAVLCSACDGAASDTPAGEPPFPFQEAGIAELQARMTAGELDSVTLTDAYLRRIALLDRAGPALRSVIEINPAARREAAQRDAERRAGRIRGPLHGMPILLKDNIAATPMHNTAGSLALKTFRPRRDAFLVQRLRDAGAVILGKTNLSEWANFRSSGSTSGWSAVGGQTRNPYALDHNPCGSSSGSAVAVAANLAVAAIGTETDGSIVCPAAVNGIVGLKPTVGLVSRDGIIPISFSQDTAGPMTRSVADAALLLGAIAGRDESDPATAAMPGRAVYDYGARLRPDALRGARIGVLRNALAERAEIKPVLDQAVAAMRAAGATVVETTLPDEGAWEQHEQTVLLYEFKNGLNRYFQQWRTPVDSLAALIAFNQAHASQELHLFGQELLLQAEQSGPLNDPAYIAARGSARRLAGPEGIDATLRAHRLDALVAPTTGAAWRTTPGQGDAYPGGSYGAAAVAGYPSLSVPMGHAGGLPLGLLFMGTAWSEPRLLELGHAYEQLTRARRAPAFADTAHAR from the coding sequence ATGCGCGCCCTCCCGACCTGCTCCCGACTGCTCCTGCCCCTCCTGGCGGCGGTGCTGTGCAGCGCCTGCGACGGCGCCGCCAGCGACACACCGGCCGGCGAACCGCCGTTCCCCTTCCAGGAGGCGGGCATCGCCGAACTGCAGGCGCGGATGACCGCCGGCGAGCTCGACAGCGTCACCCTCACCGATGCCTACCTGCGCCGCATCGCGCTGCTGGACCGCGCCGGCCCGGCGCTGCGCTCGGTGATCGAGATCAACCCGGCCGCGCGGCGCGAAGCGGCGCAGCGCGATGCCGAACGCCGCGCCGGGCGCATCCGCGGCCCCCTGCACGGCATGCCGATCCTGCTCAAGGACAACATCGCCGCCACGCCCATGCACAACACCGCCGGTTCGCTGGCGCTGAAGACGTTCCGCCCGCGGCGCGATGCGTTCCTGGTGCAGCGCCTGCGCGACGCCGGCGCGGTGATCCTGGGCAAGACCAACCTGAGCGAGTGGGCCAATTTCCGCTCCAGTGGCTCGACGTCGGGCTGGAGCGCGGTGGGCGGGCAGACCCGCAACCCGTACGCGCTGGACCACAACCCGTGCGGCTCCAGCTCCGGCAGCGCCGTGGCCGTCGCCGCCAACCTGGCCGTGGCCGCCATCGGCACCGAAACCGACGGCAGCATCGTCTGCCCGGCCGCGGTGAACGGCATCGTCGGACTCAAGCCCACGGTCGGCCTGGTCAGTCGCGACGGCATCATCCCGATCTCCTTCAGCCAGGACACCGCCGGACCGATGACCCGCAGCGTCGCCGATGCCGCGCTGCTGCTGGGCGCGATCGCCGGGCGCGACGAATCCGATCCCGCGACCGCGGCGATGCCCGGGCGGGCCGTGTACGACTATGGCGCGCGCCTGCGCCCGGATGCATTGCGCGGCGCGCGCATCGGTGTGCTGCGCAACGCGCTTGCCGAGCGCGCGGAGATAAAGCCGGTGCTGGACCAGGCCGTGGCGGCGATGCGCGCGGCCGGAGCCACCGTCGTCGAAACCACGTTGCCGGATGAAGGCGCCTGGGAACAGCATGAGCAGACGGTGCTGCTGTACGAATTCAAGAACGGGTTGAACCGGTATTTCCAGCAATGGCGGACGCCGGTCGATTCGCTCGCCGCCCTGATCGCCTTCAACCAGGCCCACGCCTCGCAGGAACTGCACCTGTTCGGCCAGGAGCTGCTGCTGCAGGCCGAACAGTCCGGCCCGCTCAACGACCCCGCCTACATCGCCGCGCGCGGCAGCGCCCGCCGGCTCGCCGGCCCGGAGGGCATCGACGCCACCCTGCGTGCGCACCGGCTCGATGCACTGGTCGCGCCCACCACCGGCGCCGCCTGGCGCACCACCCCCGGCCAGGGCGATGCCTACCCTGGTGGCAGCTACGGCGCCGCCGCCGTGGCCGGTTACCCCAGCCTGAGCGTGCCCATGGGCCACGCCGGCGGGTTGCCGCTGGGGTTGCTGTTCATGGGAACCGCCTGGAGCGAGCCGCGCCTGCTGGAGCTGGGGCACGCCTACGAACAGCTGACGCGGGCGCGCCGCGCGCCGGCGTTCGCGGACACCGCGCACGCCCGTTGA
- a CDS encoding GTP-binding protein TypA produces the protein MSIENLRNIAIVAHVDHGKTTLVDQLLKQSGTLSERTVLAERVMDSNDQEKERGITILAKNTAINWRGNRINIVDTPGHADFGGEVERVLSMVDSVLLLVDAMDGPMPQTRFVTQKAFAMGFKPIVVVNKVDRPGARPDWVIDQVFDLFDKLGATNEQLDFPIVYASGLNGYAGMEDTVRDGDMTPLYEAIMKYVPAPEVEAEGPFQMRISQLDYNNFVGVIGIGRIQRGKVRKNQPVIVIDREGNKRQGKVLQVLGFMGLERIEVEEAQAGDIVAISGIQELTISDTVCALEAPEALPPLTVDEPTISMTFQVNNSPFAGNKDLSGGKFLTSRQLKERLERETVHNVALKVEQLEDADKFLVSGRGELHLSVLIETMRREGYELAVSRPEVIIKEIDGQLMEPIEQLVIDIEEQHQGGVMEKLGTRKALLENMEPDGKGRVRLDFKIPARGLIGFQNEFKTLTQGSGLLFHVFDHYGPKEQGAIAKRLNGVMIANAPGPTPAYALGPLEERGRLFAAEGDQVYEGQLIGIHSKDNDLTVNAIKTKPLTNMRASGKDDAIKLTPALKFSLEQALDFIEDDELVEVTPKEIRLRKKFLTESDRKRASRAG, from the coding sequence ATGTCCATCGAAAACCTTCGCAACATCGCCATCGTCGCCCACGTCGACCATGGCAAGACCACCCTTGTCGACCAGTTGCTGAAGCAGTCTGGCACCCTGTCCGAGCGCACGGTGCTGGCAGAGCGCGTGATGGACAGCAACGACCAGGAAAAGGAACGCGGCATCACCATCCTGGCCAAGAACACCGCCATCAACTGGCGCGGCAACCGCATCAACATCGTCGACACCCCCGGGCACGCCGACTTCGGTGGCGAGGTGGAGCGCGTGCTGTCGATGGTGGACTCGGTGCTGCTGCTGGTCGACGCGATGGACGGCCCGATGCCGCAGACCCGCTTCGTCACCCAGAAGGCCTTCGCGATGGGCTTCAAGCCGATCGTCGTGGTCAACAAGGTGGACCGCCCGGGCGCGCGCCCGGACTGGGTGATCGACCAGGTGTTCGACCTGTTCGACAAGCTGGGCGCCACCAATGAGCAGCTGGATTTCCCGATCGTCTACGCGTCGGGCCTGAACGGCTACGCCGGCATGGAAGACACCGTGCGCGACGGCGACATGACCCCGCTGTACGAAGCGATCATGAAGTACGTGCCGGCGCCGGAAGTCGAGGCCGAGGGCCCGTTCCAGATGCGCATCAGCCAGCTGGACTACAACAACTTCGTCGGCGTGATCGGCATCGGCCGCATCCAGCGCGGCAAGGTCCGCAAGAACCAGCCGGTCATCGTCATCGACCGCGAGGGCAACAAGCGCCAGGGCAAGGTGCTGCAGGTGCTGGGCTTCATGGGCCTGGAGCGGATCGAGGTCGAGGAGGCCCAGGCCGGCGACATCGTCGCCATCTCCGGCATCCAGGAGCTGACCATCTCCGACACCGTGTGCGCGCTGGAAGCCCCCGAGGCGCTGCCGCCGCTGACCGTGGACGAACCCACCATCTCGATGACCTTCCAGGTCAACAACTCGCCGTTCGCCGGCAACAAGGACCTGTCCGGCGGCAAGTTCCTGACCAGCCGCCAGCTCAAGGAGCGGCTGGAGCGCGAGACCGTGCACAACGTCGCGCTGAAGGTCGAGCAGCTGGAGGACGCCGACAAGTTCCTGGTCTCCGGCCGCGGCGAGCTGCACCTGTCGGTGCTGATCGAAACCATGCGCCGCGAAGGCTATGAGCTGGCCGTGTCGCGCCCGGAAGTCATCATCAAGGAAATCGACGGGCAGCTGATGGAGCCGATCGAACAGCTGGTGATCGACATCGAAGAGCAGCACCAGGGCGGCGTGATGGAGAAGCTGGGCACCCGCAAGGCGCTGCTGGAGAACATGGAGCCCGACGGCAAGGGCCGCGTGCGCCTGGACTTCAAGATCCCGGCGCGCGGCCTGATCGGCTTCCAGAACGAGTTCAAGACCCTGACCCAGGGTTCGGGCCTGCTGTTCCACGTGTTCGACCACTACGGCCCGAAGGAACAGGGCGCCATCGCCAAGCGCCTCAACGGCGTGATGATCGCCAACGCCCCCGGCCCGACCCCGGCCTATGCGCTGGGCCCGCTGGAAGAGCGCGGCCGCCTGTTCGCCGCCGAAGGCGACCAGGTCTACGAAGGCCAGCTGATCGGCATCCACTCCAAGGACAACGACCTGACGGTCAACGCGATCAAGACCAAGCCGCTGACCAACATGCGCGCTTCGGGCAAGGACGACGCGATCAAGCTGACCCCGGCGCTGAAGTTCTCGCTGGAGCAGGCGCTGGACTTCATCGAGGACGACGAGCTGGTGGAAGTCACCCCGAAGGAAATCCGCCTGCGCAAGAAGTTCCTGACCGAAAGCGATCGCAAGCGCGCCTCCCGCGCCGGCTGA
- a CDS encoding peptidylprolyl isomerase, translating into MSLTAHFDTSRGLIKVELFADKAPLTVANFVNLAQRGFYDGLNFHRVIADFMIQGGCPEGSGRGGPGYRFEDETNNGVRHERGVLSMANAGPNTNGSQFFITHIKTDWLDGKHTVFGKVVEGLDVVDAVKQGDLINKITIEGDADAVLAAQAGRVAEWNKILAA; encoded by the coding sequence ATGTCCCTGACCGCCCATTTCGACACCTCCCGCGGCCTGATCAAGGTCGAGCTGTTCGCCGACAAGGCGCCGCTGACCGTGGCCAATTTCGTCAACCTGGCCCAGCGCGGGTTCTACGACGGCCTGAACTTCCACCGCGTGATCGCCGATTTCATGATCCAGGGCGGCTGCCCGGAAGGCTCCGGCCGCGGTGGCCCGGGCTACCGTTTCGAGGACGAGACCAACAACGGCGTGCGCCACGAGCGCGGCGTGCTGTCCATGGCCAATGCCGGCCCCAACACCAACGGCAGCCAGTTCTTCATCACCCACATCAAGACCGACTGGCTGGACGGCAAGCACACCGTGTTCGGCAAGGTGGTCGAGGGCCTGGACGTGGTCGACGCGGTCAAGCAGGGCGACCTGATCAACAAGATCACCATCGAGGGCGATGCCGACGCCGTGCTGGCCGCCCAGGCCGGGCGCGTGGCCGAGTGGAACAAGATCCTCGCAGCCTGA